The Nocardioides panzhihuensis genome has a segment encoding these proteins:
- a CDS encoding MDR family MFS transporter: MSESQHSSQAIAAPEMTHRQIMEVLSGLLMALFVAMLSSTSVANALPRIVTDLGGTQSGYTWIVVSSMLAMTATTPIWGKLADLYNKKMLVQVALGLFIVGSAICGLAPSMPVIITGRVIAGLGMGGIVALIQVIIAMIASPRERGRYSGYIGAVFALATVIGPLVGGVIVDSSFGWPGVFYVGVPFAVIAFILLQKTLHLPHVRREVSIDYLGAFLLVAGVSALLIWVTLGGESFAWTSLTSYALVGGSVVVLGLAILVEGRFAKEPIIPLRLFRDRTMVLSTFASFFVGAGMFGATVYLQQYFQTARGMTPTHAGLMSICMVLGLSAAGMVTGRLISSTGRWKRYLLFGGIMLPIGLYLLSTIDEHTNLALVGAFMAVVGLGVGATNQNLVLAVQNNLDNRDMGAGSSVVAFFRSMGGSIGIAALGAVLSHRVEDVITDGIPELVASGKVTPEELQNLQGGGLADPASMPVAVQALYEHAFAVATADLFLVAIPCALLALVAIVGIREVPLKTTVDDLPDEKALAEAETEAEGAVRR; the protein is encoded by the coding sequence TTGTCAGAGTCCCAGCATTCTTCGCAGGCCATCGCCGCGCCGGAGATGACCCACCGCCAGATCATGGAGGTCCTCTCGGGCCTGCTGATGGCGCTCTTCGTCGCCATGCTGTCCAGTACGTCGGTCGCCAACGCGCTGCCTCGGATCGTCACCGACCTCGGCGGCACCCAGAGCGGCTACACCTGGATCGTCGTCTCGAGCATGCTGGCCATGACCGCGACGACGCCGATCTGGGGAAAGCTCGCCGACCTCTACAACAAGAAGATGCTGGTCCAGGTCGCGCTCGGCCTGTTCATCGTCGGCTCGGCGATCTGTGGTCTGGCGCCGTCGATGCCGGTGATCATCACCGGACGTGTCATCGCGGGTCTCGGCATGGGTGGCATCGTCGCGCTGATCCAGGTGATCATCGCGATGATCGCCTCGCCGCGTGAGCGCGGTCGCTACTCCGGCTACATCGGTGCGGTCTTCGCCCTGGCCACGGTCATCGGCCCGCTCGTCGGCGGCGTGATCGTCGACTCCTCGTTCGGCTGGCCCGGCGTCTTCTACGTCGGTGTGCCGTTCGCGGTGATCGCCTTCATCCTGCTCCAGAAGACCCTGCACCTCCCGCACGTACGCCGCGAGGTCAGCATCGACTACCTCGGTGCCTTCCTGCTGGTCGCCGGCGTCTCGGCCCTGCTGATCTGGGTCACGCTGGGCGGGGAGTCCTTCGCGTGGACCTCGCTGACGTCGTACGCCCTGGTCGGAGGCAGTGTCGTCGTGCTCGGCCTCGCGATCCTGGTCGAGGGCCGGTTCGCGAAGGAGCCGATCATCCCGCTGCGGCTCTTCCGTGACCGGACGATGGTGCTCTCCACGTTCGCCTCGTTCTTCGTCGGCGCCGGGATGTTCGGCGCGACGGTCTACCTGCAGCAGTACTTCCAGACCGCTCGCGGGATGACGCCGACCCATGCAGGCCTGATGTCGATCTGCATGGTGCTCGGGCTCTCCGCGGCGGGGATGGTCACCGGGCGGCTGATCAGCTCCACCGGTCGCTGGAAGCGCTACCTGCTCTTCGGCGGCATCATGCTTCCGATCGGCCTCTACCTGCTCAGCACGATCGACGAGCACACCAACCTGGCCCTGGTCGGTGCGTTCATGGCCGTGGTCGGTCTCGGCGTCGGTGCGACCAACCAGAACCTCGTGCTCGCGGTGCAGAACAACCTCGACAACCGGGACATGGGTGCCGGCTCCTCGGTCGTCGCCTTCTTCCGCTCGATGGGCGGCTCGATCGGCATCGCCGCGCTCGGCGCCGTGCTCTCCCACCGGGTCGAGGACGTCATCACCGACGGGATCCCCGAGCTGGTGGCCAGCGGAAAGGTCACCCCCGAGGAGCTCCAGAACCTGCAGGGCGGCGGCCTCGCCGATCCGGCGAGCATGCCGGTTGCGGTGCAGGCGCTCTACGAGCACGCCTTCGCGGTCGCCACGGCCGACCTCTTCCTGGTGGCCATC